A part of Anabas testudineus chromosome 9, fAnaTes1.2, whole genome shotgun sequence genomic DNA contains:
- the hdr gene encoding hematopoietic death receptor isoform X1 has protein sequence MTNSLLYVVISFSFFTIHFTGAFPQLHLDSEGSRTLRNVQCRAPEYPDGNVCCLNCPAGTHVKVPCTTPGQIGTCEECEDGKYTEHANGLHQCLKCILCRSDQEVVTHCTTTQNTVCQCKPGWFCAPDQACEVCKKCLRCGKDEVKVRNCTSTTNTECKKKELNPGPSSANVAVIVSLALFAAAVVAGIIIVVVIYRRKRCSATDSSRNPQKKTGQDYAADCLPEERRNGETQRSSISNWPLVRGKSWAAVEDECKVLCESLNSSASNSQYSLTGLPSSAFSALPPQACLMVSVQPNQREDEQFPTLSPLNGEESLRRCFGYFEEMDVDYHKRFFRHLGISDNVIKGKEYLQYEDKIHELLNIWLEKEGRDASLNVLLKALLDLNQRRTAETVKESAIDNGHYVCEC, from the exons ATGACTAACTCATTGCTGTATGTG gttatttcattttcattcttcaCCATCCACTTCACCGGGGCATTTCCGCAGCTTCACCTCGACTCGGAAGGCAGCAGAACATTGCGGAATGTGCAATGCAGAGCCCCGGAGTACCCGGATGGAAACGTGTGCTGTTTAAACTGTCCAGCTG GTACACATGTGAAAGTGCCCTGCACCACCCCAGGACAAATCGGCACATGTGAGGAATGCGAAGATGGGAAATACACCGAGCACGCTAATGGACTGCATCAGTGTTTGAAGTGCATACTGTGTCGTTCAG atCAGGAAGTTGTAACGCACTGTACTACAACTCAAAACACTGTATGTCAGTGCAAACCGGGGTGGTTTTGTGCTCCTGACCAAGCATGTGAAGTTTGCAAGAAGTGTTTGAG GTGTGGTAAAGATGAGGTGAAAGTGAGGAACTGCACCTCTACCACCAACACAGAGTGCAAGAAAAAAGAGCTCAACCCTGGCCCCTCCTCAG ccaATGTTGCAGTAATTGTGTCACTTGCGCTGTTTGcggctgctgttgttgctgggATCATCATTGTAGTAGTCATTTACCGGAGGAAGAGATGCAGTGCAACAG ATTCCTCCAGGAATCCTCAGAAGAAAACTGGTCAG gATTATGCTGCCGACTGTCTCCCTGAGGAAAGGAGGAACGGTGAGACCCAAAGGTCCAGCATCTCAAACTGGCCCCTGGTGAGAGGCAAATCCTGGGCCGCTGTGGAGGATGAGTGTAAAGTGCTGTGTGAAAGCCTCAACAGCTCAGCCAGTAACTCCCAGTACAGTCTAACCGGCCTGCCCTCTTCTGCCTTCTCCGCACTTCCCCCCCAAGCCTGCCTCATGGTCAGTGTGCAGCCCAACCAGAGG GAAGATGAGCAGTTTCCCACACTCAGTCCTTTGAATG gCGAAGAGTCTCTGAGACGGTGTTTTGGGTATTTTGAAGAAATGGATGTCGACTACCACAAGAGATTCTTCCGTCACCTTGGGATTTCTGACAATGTAATCAAAGGAAAAGAGTACCTTCAATATGAAGACAAGATCCATGAATTGCTGAACATTTGGCTGGAGAAGGAGGGCAGAGACGCAAGCCTAAATGTCCTGTTGAAAGCATTGCTCGATTTGAATCAGAGGCGTACAGCGGAGACAGTCAAGGAGAGTGCTATAGACAACGGCCATTACGTCTGTGAATGTTAA
- the LOC113151360 gene encoding cytochrome b ascorbate-dependent protein 3 isoform X1: protein MQRPGSSSPSCSSTSRCFPLTHLAAARCGSETAAEAEKREVRAHSTPPEPSRMRSIVIFYSCYLSCLCLGLACVACVCVWFSQWRGGFAWDGSPLQFNWHPVLMVTGLVVVYGIGAVLYRIPLTWGQNKLPWKLLHAALMLVALVLSIVGLCAVFDNHNHSNIPNLYSMHSWIGIAATALFATQWVFGVAGFLLPCSPISLRKLLKPVHVWFGGTILLLSIAACISGINEKLFFTLKGNATGTQPYSKLPPEAVLGNSLGVLIVAFGLVVLKILSNPEWQRPDSRPEDFAYAPLIHEDNE, encoded by the exons ATGCAGCGGCCTGGCTCTTCCTCTcccagctgctcctccacctctcGCTGCTTCCCCCTCACACACCTCGCTGCGGCTCGATGTGGAAGTGAGACTGCAGCTGAAGCAGAGAAACGCGAAGTGAGAGCACACAGCACC CCTCCAGAGCCCTCCAGGATGAGGTCCATCGTCATTTTCTACTCGTGCTACCTGTCGTGCCTGTGCCTCGGCCTGGCCTGTGTggcgtgcgtgtgcgtgtggtTCAGCCAGTGGCGCGGCGGGTTCGCCTGGGACGGCTCGCCCCTGCAGTTCAACTGGCACCCGGTCCTGATGGTCACAGGCCTGGTGGTGGTGTACGGCATCG GAGCTGTGTTGTACCGCATTCCCCTGACCTGGGGTCAGAATAAACTCCCCTGGAAGCTCCTCCATGCTGCGCTGATGCTCGTCGCCCTTGTCCTGTCAATCGTGGGACTGTGCGCCGTGTTTgacaaccacaaccacagcaacaTCCCCAACCTCTACTCCATGCACAGCTGGATTGGAATTGCCGCTACGGCTCTTTTCGCCACGCAG TGGGTGTTTGGTGTAGCTGGCTTCCTCCTGCCCTGCTCCCCCATATCGCTACGTAAACTCCTGAAGCCCGTCCACGTGTGGTTCGGAGGCACCATATTGCTGCTCAGCATCGCTGCCTGCATCTCCGGGATCAACGAGAAGCTCTTCTTTACTCT TAAAGGAAACGCCACCGGAACTCAGCCGTACTCCAAACTTCCACCTGAGGCTGTGTTAGGGAACTCATTAGGAGTGCTGATTGTAGCCTTTGGCTTAGTTGTCCTCAAGATTTTATCCAACCCTGAATGGCAGCGCCCGGACTCTCGACCTGAGGACTTTGCATACGCG CCGTTGATTCATGAAGACAATGAATGA
- the hdr gene encoding hematopoietic death receptor isoform X2, with amino-acid sequence MTNSLLYVVISFSFFTIHFTGAFPQLHLDSEGSRTLRNVQCRAPEYPDGNVCCLNCPAGTHVKVPCTTPGQIGTCEECEDGKYTEHANGLHQCLKCILCRSDQEVVTHCTTTQNTVCQCKPGWFCAPDQACEVCKKCLRCGKDEVKVRNCTSTTNTECKKKELNPGPSSANVAVIVSLALFAAAVVAGIIIVVVIYRRKRCSATDSSRNPQKKTGQDYAADCLPEERRNGETQRSSISNWPLVRGKSWAAVEDECKVLCESLNSSASNSQYSLTGLPSSAFSALPPQACLMEDEQFPTLSPLNGEESLRRCFGYFEEMDVDYHKRFFRHLGISDNVIKGKEYLQYEDKIHELLNIWLEKEGRDASLNVLLKALLDLNQRRTAETVKESAIDNGHYVCEC; translated from the exons ATGACTAACTCATTGCTGTATGTG gttatttcattttcattcttcaCCATCCACTTCACCGGGGCATTTCCGCAGCTTCACCTCGACTCGGAAGGCAGCAGAACATTGCGGAATGTGCAATGCAGAGCCCCGGAGTACCCGGATGGAAACGTGTGCTGTTTAAACTGTCCAGCTG GTACACATGTGAAAGTGCCCTGCACCACCCCAGGACAAATCGGCACATGTGAGGAATGCGAAGATGGGAAATACACCGAGCACGCTAATGGACTGCATCAGTGTTTGAAGTGCATACTGTGTCGTTCAG atCAGGAAGTTGTAACGCACTGTACTACAACTCAAAACACTGTATGTCAGTGCAAACCGGGGTGGTTTTGTGCTCCTGACCAAGCATGTGAAGTTTGCAAGAAGTGTTTGAG GTGTGGTAAAGATGAGGTGAAAGTGAGGAACTGCACCTCTACCACCAACACAGAGTGCAAGAAAAAAGAGCTCAACCCTGGCCCCTCCTCAG ccaATGTTGCAGTAATTGTGTCACTTGCGCTGTTTGcggctgctgttgttgctgggATCATCATTGTAGTAGTCATTTACCGGAGGAAGAGATGCAGTGCAACAG ATTCCTCCAGGAATCCTCAGAAGAAAACTGGTCAG gATTATGCTGCCGACTGTCTCCCTGAGGAAAGGAGGAACGGTGAGACCCAAAGGTCCAGCATCTCAAACTGGCCCCTGGTGAGAGGCAAATCCTGGGCCGCTGTGGAGGATGAGTGTAAAGTGCTGTGTGAAAGCCTCAACAGCTCAGCCAGTAACTCCCAGTACAGTCTAACCGGCCTGCCCTCTTCTGCCTTCTCCGCACTTCCCCCCCAAGCCTGCCTCATG GAAGATGAGCAGTTTCCCACACTCAGTCCTTTGAATG gCGAAGAGTCTCTGAGACGGTGTTTTGGGTATTTTGAAGAAATGGATGTCGACTACCACAAGAGATTCTTCCGTCACCTTGGGATTTCTGACAATGTAATCAAAGGAAAAGAGTACCTTCAATATGAAGACAAGATCCATGAATTGCTGAACATTTGGCTGGAGAAGGAGGGCAGAGACGCAAGCCTAAATGTCCTGTTGAAAGCATTGCTCGATTTGAATCAGAGGCGTACAGCGGAGACAGTCAAGGAGAGTGCTATAGACAACGGCCATTACGTCTGTGAATGTTAA
- the LOC113151360 gene encoding cytochrome b ascorbate-dependent protein 3 isoform X2, which translates to MRSIVIFYSCYLSCLCLGLACVACVCVWFSQWRGGFAWDGSPLQFNWHPVLMVTGLVVVYGIGAVLYRIPLTWGQNKLPWKLLHAALMLVALVLSIVGLCAVFDNHNHSNIPNLYSMHSWIGIAATALFATQWVFGVAGFLLPCSPISLRKLLKPVHVWFGGTILLLSIAACISGINEKLFFTLKGNATGTQPYSKLPPEAVLGNSLGVLIVAFGLVVLKILSNPEWQRPDSRPEDFAYAPLIHEDNE; encoded by the exons ATGAGGTCCATCGTCATTTTCTACTCGTGCTACCTGTCGTGCCTGTGCCTCGGCCTGGCCTGTGTggcgtgcgtgtgcgtgtggtTCAGCCAGTGGCGCGGCGGGTTCGCCTGGGACGGCTCGCCCCTGCAGTTCAACTGGCACCCGGTCCTGATGGTCACAGGCCTGGTGGTGGTGTACGGCATCG GAGCTGTGTTGTACCGCATTCCCCTGACCTGGGGTCAGAATAAACTCCCCTGGAAGCTCCTCCATGCTGCGCTGATGCTCGTCGCCCTTGTCCTGTCAATCGTGGGACTGTGCGCCGTGTTTgacaaccacaaccacagcaacaTCCCCAACCTCTACTCCATGCACAGCTGGATTGGAATTGCCGCTACGGCTCTTTTCGCCACGCAG TGGGTGTTTGGTGTAGCTGGCTTCCTCCTGCCCTGCTCCCCCATATCGCTACGTAAACTCCTGAAGCCCGTCCACGTGTGGTTCGGAGGCACCATATTGCTGCTCAGCATCGCTGCCTGCATCTCCGGGATCAACGAGAAGCTCTTCTTTACTCT TAAAGGAAACGCCACCGGAACTCAGCCGTACTCCAAACTTCCACCTGAGGCTGTGTTAGGGAACTCATTAGGAGTGCTGATTGTAGCCTTTGGCTTAGTTGTCCTCAAGATTTTATCCAACCCTGAATGGCAGCGCCCGGACTCTCGACCTGAGGACTTTGCATACGCG CCGTTGATTCATGAAGACAATGAATGA
- the hdr gene encoding hematopoietic death receptor isoform X3, with amino-acid sequence MTNSLLYVVISFSFFTIHFTGAFPQLHLDSEGSRTLRNVQCRAPEYPDGNVCCLNCPAGTHVKVPCTTPGQIGTCEECEDGKYTEHANGLHQCLKCILCRSDQEVVTHCTTTQNTVCQCKPGWFCAPDQACEVCKKCLRCGKDEVKVRNCTSTTNTECKKKELNPGPSSANVAVIVSLALFAAAVVAGIIIVVVIYRRKRCSATDSSRNPQKKTGQDYAADCLPEERRNGETQRSSISNWPLEDEQFPTLSPLNGEESLRRCFGYFEEMDVDYHKRFFRHLGISDNVIKGKEYLQYEDKIHELLNIWLEKEGRDASLNVLLKALLDLNQRRTAETVKESAIDNGHYVCEC; translated from the exons ATGACTAACTCATTGCTGTATGTG gttatttcattttcattcttcaCCATCCACTTCACCGGGGCATTTCCGCAGCTTCACCTCGACTCGGAAGGCAGCAGAACATTGCGGAATGTGCAATGCAGAGCCCCGGAGTACCCGGATGGAAACGTGTGCTGTTTAAACTGTCCAGCTG GTACACATGTGAAAGTGCCCTGCACCACCCCAGGACAAATCGGCACATGTGAGGAATGCGAAGATGGGAAATACACCGAGCACGCTAATGGACTGCATCAGTGTTTGAAGTGCATACTGTGTCGTTCAG atCAGGAAGTTGTAACGCACTGTACTACAACTCAAAACACTGTATGTCAGTGCAAACCGGGGTGGTTTTGTGCTCCTGACCAAGCATGTGAAGTTTGCAAGAAGTGTTTGAG GTGTGGTAAAGATGAGGTGAAAGTGAGGAACTGCACCTCTACCACCAACACAGAGTGCAAGAAAAAAGAGCTCAACCCTGGCCCCTCCTCAG ccaATGTTGCAGTAATTGTGTCACTTGCGCTGTTTGcggctgctgttgttgctgggATCATCATTGTAGTAGTCATTTACCGGAGGAAGAGATGCAGTGCAACAG ATTCCTCCAGGAATCCTCAGAAGAAAACTGGTCAG gATTATGCTGCCGACTGTCTCCCTGAGGAAAGGAGGAACGGTGAGACCCAAAGGTCCAGCATCTCAAACTGGCCCCTG GAAGATGAGCAGTTTCCCACACTCAGTCCTTTGAATG gCGAAGAGTCTCTGAGACGGTGTTTTGGGTATTTTGAAGAAATGGATGTCGACTACCACAAGAGATTCTTCCGTCACCTTGGGATTTCTGACAATGTAATCAAAGGAAAAGAGTACCTTCAATATGAAGACAAGATCCATGAATTGCTGAACATTTGGCTGGAGAAGGAGGGCAGAGACGCAAGCCTAAATGTCCTGTTGAAAGCATTGCTCGATTTGAATCAGAGGCGTACAGCGGAGACAGTCAAGGAGAGTGCTATAGACAACGGCCATTACGTCTGTGAATGTTAA